The Candidatus Wallbacteria bacterium sequence GGTAGGACCACCTTTGATCTTGAGAAGCGGAAACAGATCTACCATAAATTTCATGCGATCATCGCTACGGAACAGCCCTATATTTTCCTATTTGTCGCTGACAACATCTATGCGCTGGACAAACGCATCCACGGCATCACAGTGGCACCTGCAGGCATCACATACAATCTGGAAAAATGGTATGTGCCCAAGGGAATGCAAAAATATTGATTTGCTTTTGAGATCTGTTTCAGATATAATAAAATTGTACGTAAGAGAATTATTTAGAGTATTCAGTATGGAGGGAGTATGAAGCTATCCGTGATTTTGATTCTATTATTTTCCTTTGTAATTTATGCCGCTGACACTGCTGAAATCAGGATCGGAGTCCTGGATTCAGGCACTGATTTCACCCATGATCTGCTGAAACGGGTGATTGACAAGCATAATCCGGAATTCACGGGCCAGAAAGATGTTGACGATGATAAAAACAGCTATGTAGACGATATTTTCGGCTGGAATTTCAATGATAACAGCTCCCAGCTTGTGGATCTCGCGCTCGCACCCGCGAATTACGACGAAATCCTCCATTTCATGGAAATCTATTGCAAATTTCAGGAAGTAGGCATGGCCGGACTCGGCGCTGACGATCAGAAGTACCTGAAGGAAAAAGCTGAGGATGATGCGTTCATGGCAAAAGTAACGTCAACAGCTGAATGGGCGCATGGAACCCATGTCGGCGGCATCACTGCCGGCGAATCTTCACCGGTCGTGATCAGAGGCATCTCCCAGGCAGGGCTGGGAGCCAGCGCATTAATAGATATCGATGAAGCCGTAGGGCAGGTCTGCTTTGCGGTCTCCTCAAATTCCAGAGGGAACGGCCGGGCCGAATGGCGTGGCATTCAGGATAATCCTAACTTCAAGGAAATCGTGGCAGAACTTGAAAAAGTGGGCCAGAGCAAAGCTGAAAAAATGATTGCAGAGGGAAAATATCTGGCAGGCCAGGGCATGAAAATAGTCAACTGCTCCTGGGGTTCAGACTTTGTCTCCCTCTTCAAGACAGTGCAGCAGATGATGCCGCAGCTCGGCTATGAAAAAGCGACTACTGCAGAAGTCATCGAAATGACGAACCTGTTCGTGGAAAAAGCGCTTCTGCCGTCAGGAGCTGAACTTTTCAAAAACCTGAACGGCTCCCTGATCGTAATCGCGGCAGGCAACACTCCCTTTAATACAGACAATTACAAATCCCTTCCGGTTGATGTCGCTGAAGGCTGCAAGCTTGTGGTGGCGGCTACCAACGGCGATAAATCCCTGGCCAATTTCTCCACCTGGGGTCCCAAGAAAGTAGACGTGGCTGTTCCGGGCGTGAATGTGCTGTCATCCTATCCGGGCGGCAAGATGGGCCGCATGAGCGGTACTTCGCAGGCAGCTCCGCTGGCTGTGCGTTACGCATCAGTGGTACTCGCTACGAATCCCTCGCTCACAGCGGAAAAGCTCAAGGAAGTCATCCTGTCCACTGTGGACAAGAAACCCTGGCTGGAGGGTAAAGTGCGCTCTGGCGGCATGATCAACGTGAAACGGGCTGCATCAGCCGCCAGGGCCATGTCTGAAGGTGCCGGACTTGAGGAAGCTGTAACCAAGGCTTTCCAGGCTGTGCCTGAGTCCAAAGCCTTCCGCGGCGGGGAGCAGCTGCGCTTCGGGTCAGAATTTGAAAAGGAACTGTATTTCAAGATAGTGTTCTGAAAAATAATCCAAGGGGCACCCCTCGCGGGTGCCCGACCACCATGATTAACCAACCCATGATTCCACAAATAACATTGATCATTCGCCTGGATTTCGGGCAACGGCAAGCGTTGCCCCTACACGGGATTTTCATGCGATGATCATCGTAGGGGCACCCTTTACGGGTGCCCGAACTACCATTGAATAAATCAATGATTCAAAAAATACCAATGTAAATGATTTACCGCAATTTAAAAGCCAGCATTTCCTGCCTTAGATCAGGTTCCATTTTTTCAATGGCGTAACGCAGCCCTTCTCTTGAGAAATGCCTGTAATTTGCCTTGATGAATTTAATGGTCAGGTCAAGGTCGGCAAGGCTCAGTTCCCTGAGCATCCAGCCAAGTCCAAGCTGCACGAAGCGCTCAGGATTTTTCACGCAGGCTGAGCCTATTTTTATGATCGTATCATTGTGTTTGCCGAATCGAGCGACATTCACGAAACTCACGCAAGCGGAACGCTGACGCCAGAGACATTTTGCGTCCTTCCAGGGGATCAGTAATTTCCCGTATTCAGGATGAGCTTCGATCATCCTGGAAATGATCTTGCCGGACAGGCTGTCGCTGGTACCCCAGTCATAGATATGTTTATCAATGATCGGCTCAAAGTCTTTTATGTGTGAATGATCCAGCTTTTTCAGATTTTTCTTCAATATCCCTATTCCAAAGGATTTTTCCTCAGCATATTTTGACTCGAAAAGCCTGTAAGCTAGCTCTATTTGCTCGTCAAAAGGCATCGTTTTAATGCTTTTTGAGTAATATTCAGAAAAAAGATTTCTGATTTCCGGGGTCTTCAGACCGTGGAATCTGATCACCTTTTTGAAATACTGTTCGTAATTGGCAGCAACCTTTGGATCTGCCTGGGATTTCAACAATGCCGTAATTTCATCAATGATATTTTTCATTGTTAAATATTATCAGAATCAGAACAATGATTAAACATCGTAGGGGCAACGCTTGCCGTTGCCCGTTCTCCAGGCGATGATTCTACCGTTGCCCATAATCCAACGAAAACATTGGCCAAATCCATGGTTATTGAATTTCCATTTGACGATCCCATTGCAGTTCGGGCACCCGTGAAGGGTGCCCCTACGATGTTTGCCGCATGATAATCCCCGTAGGGGCAACGCTTGCCGTTGCCCGTTCTTCAGGCGATGATTCAATCCAATAGATCATTCCACAAACATTAAATACCCTGCCACAGCCTGCACCAGGAATGTCAGGGTCAGAAAAATCAGACTGGTGTATAGGACAAATCGGTTTTTAAGTGCAGAAAATATCAGATGCAAAAACAAACAAATGAAAATCATCATGGAAATATCTTTCACAATAATCATAGAAATGTTCAGAATCATCCCGATTATCACAATACATAAAAATGAGGAAAAGCCTTTGAATTTCCAGGCATTCAAGGCGGTGATGGCTAAAACTCCGTAAGATAGTATTATCATTGCTGGTGAATCATTATTACCGCCCACGACAGCAAGAAAACAAGCTATTGTTATTCCAATACTATAGTAGAATGTCTTGTTGTTGTAATCCTTCAACCCGAATATCAGTACTGGCAGGAACATGGCAAGAGACATGGCTGGACTCTTGCCAAAAATTCTTAAAAGAAGGGGAAGATTTGCGTCTCCCATTCCGATTGACATCTGATACGCATCCCAGGCCACATAAGCAAAAGCCAGGGCATAGCAGATCAACCCTAATCCCCATGCTTTCGAAGAAATTCTGTCATTTTCCCCGTCCAGTCCATTGAATCTGGCAGCCAGATAAATACCTGGAGCCCCAAAATAATTAGTAACACCGTAACCAATGCTTTTTTGAAAGCTGCGCTTGAGGAGCAATCCAGCCAGACCGGCTGAAATACAAGATAAAAGAAAAAGACAAAAATCAAATCTGAAAATCATCCTAAACAGATAATGTATGGATGCCTTGAAGTAAAACCAGGCCGAAACATGGCTAAATCGCAAATCTGTTCGGAACTCTTTTGCCGATAGATTGATTCTGCACCTTGTGTAAATACCTTTAAATGGTAACAATCCGGGATTACAGAAATAATCTAGTTTTACCAGACCATGCATCCAGGAAAAATCTTCAACTCCATAAGCATCCTTTAGGTATAGATTGACAGGTATTATAAGTTCACCATAATTCGCAGTCAGTCCCATCGGATAAAAAGGCATGTTTGAGGGAAATGTTACTTCAATACATGGTGTTCGATTTTCCCATAATCCTGTATCTGTAGCTGGAAAAGATTGCTTCAATTTTTCGCGGGAATCGATCCAGCAGATCACAAGAAAATAGCTGGAGTTTAAGTAATTTTTGAAGAGCTTTTCTGAGTCAGCCGGAGATTTTCTTCCCCTGTCATTGAAAAACGATTCCAGTCCTTTGGAAGTTTCTGTTTTGACAAGTTCAAGGTGCAGTCCGTATTTTTCCTCTTTTTGCACTGATTGATATTCAGTATCATTCCCGGAAGCCGCTGTTCCAAGCGTTGCTGTAACAATAACATGAAAAATTTCCAACGGTAATGTCAGAAATTGATGGAATCTCATTTCAAAAAATGTTTCCTTGAATTCATACTTGGAAACTGGAAACATGTTTTTCCCATGAAAAATGGGAAATTTATCAGCAATCGAAGCTTGGACCTCATTCGTTCCTCCAGGTACAGGAAAAATCCAGACAGCGGATTCCGCGGTCGCGGCTGTAAAATCAACGCTGATTACGAGCCTTTCGCGGCCATTTTTCATGAAAATAGCGCCTCTCTGCTCATTTTCATTGATTG is a genomic window containing:
- a CDS encoding S8 family serine peptidase, whose translation is MKLSVILILLFSFVIYAADTAEIRIGVLDSGTDFTHDLLKRVIDKHNPEFTGQKDVDDDKNSYVDDIFGWNFNDNSSQLVDLALAPANYDEILHFMEIYCKFQEVGMAGLGADDQKYLKEKAEDDAFMAKVTSTAEWAHGTHVGGITAGESSPVVIRGISQAGLGASALIDIDEAVGQVCFAVSSNSRGNGRAEWRGIQDNPNFKEIVAELEKVGQSKAEKMIAEGKYLAGQGMKIVNCSWGSDFVSLFKTVQQMMPQLGYEKATTAEVIEMTNLFVEKALLPSGAELFKNLNGSLIVIAAGNTPFNTDNYKSLPVDVAEGCKLVVAATNGDKSLANFSTWGPKKVDVAVPGVNVLSSYPGGKMGRMSGTSQAAPLAVRYASVVLATNPSLTAEKLKEVILSTVDKKPWLEGKVRSGGMINVKRAASAARAMSEGAGLEEAVTKAFQAVPESKAFRGGEQLRFGSEFEKELYFKIVF
- a CDS encoding DNA alkylation repair protein, coding for MKNIIDEITALLKSQADPKVAANYEQYFKKVIRFHGLKTPEIRNLFSEYYSKSIKTMPFDEQIELAYRLFESKYAEEKSFGIGILKKNLKKLDHSHIKDFEPIIDKHIYDWGTSDSLSGKIISRMIEAHPEYGKLLIPWKDAKCLWRQRSACVSFVNVARFGKHNDTIIKIGSACVKNPERFVQLGLGWMLRELSLADLDLTIKFIKANYRHFSREGLRYAIEKMEPDLRQEMLAFKLR